In the Solibacillus sp. FSL K6-1523 genome, one interval contains:
- a CDS encoding TetR/AcrR family transcriptional regulator, with translation MQYKQVKRQQMLAAANKLFSEYGFEKTTMQKIADESRVGVATVFRYFPKKELLIIEVVKEVIEEMVPRFETIAALSLSGYEKMDAILDAYIDYLFSANREAVTLLESFEHFIAYNPMEKPLIEEIYNTYTKIGYIVNQSIQEGVQDGSISLDSAGQMNAITIMNLFGTAIKKHAFNSLLSDVTVSTPTKEQLSQLKSIIMFYFKTGTHN, from the coding sequence GCAATACAAACAAGTAAAAAGACAACAAATGCTTGCTGCTGCGAATAAATTATTTTCGGAATATGGCTTCGAGAAAACAACAATGCAAAAAATTGCAGATGAATCTAGGGTCGGGGTTGCCACTGTATTCCGTTACTTTCCGAAAAAAGAGCTTTTAATTATTGAGGTCGTCAAAGAGGTCATTGAAGAAATGGTTCCGCGATTTGAAACAATCGCAGCATTATCACTTTCAGGTTATGAAAAAATGGATGCCATATTAGATGCATATATCGACTATCTTTTTTCCGCCAATCGCGAAGCCGTCACGTTATTAGAAAGCTTCGAACATTTTATTGCTTATAATCCTATGGAAAAGCCTTTGATCGAGGAAATTTATAATACGTATACAAAAATCGGATACATAGTGAATCAATCCATTCAAGAGGGAGTACAAGATGGTTCTATTTCACTGGATTCTGCTGGTCAAATGAATGCGATTACGATTATGAATCTATTTGGAACTGCAATTAAAAAACACGCTTTTAACTCGCTTTTATCCGATGTTACCGTCTCTACTCCGACAAAAGAACAGCTATCCCAATTAAAGTCGATTATCATGTTCTATTTCAAAACGGGTACACACAACTAA